The Fortiea contorta PCC 7126 genome has a segment encoding these proteins:
- the bioU gene encoding (S)-8-amino-7-oxononanoate synthase BioU — translation MNPEQVNGSLNISPAIRVGVLGFGGLGQAAAKVLAGKREMILVAAADQKGYAYAAGGLKTDACIATYQAQGSVGYLEPVGTLSNNSIQELIASTQSVDGYFLALPNLPNDFIPSVAKEFIKSGWRGVLVDAIKRTTAVEQLLAMKDELEAAGITYMTGCGATPGLLTAAAALAAQSYAEIHKVEITFGVGIANWEAYRATVREDIGHMPGYTVEAARAMSDAEVEALLDKTNGVLTLENMEHADDVMLEVAGIVGRDRVTVGGVVDTRNPKKPLSTNVKVTGRTFEGKISTHTFTLGDETSMAANVCGPAFGYLKAGKQLHKRGIYGIFTAAEIMPQFVK, via the coding sequence ATGAATCCAGAACAAGTCAACGGTTCTCTAAATATTTCGCCAGCGATACGCGTCGGGGTACTAGGTTTCGGTGGACTCGGACAAGCAGCGGCTAAGGTACTGGCTGGTAAACGGGAAATGATTTTAGTCGCAGCGGCTGATCAAAAGGGTTACGCTTATGCTGCTGGTGGTTTAAAAACTGATGCTTGCATTGCAACTTACCAAGCTCAAGGTTCGGTAGGTTATTTAGAACCTGTGGGCACTTTATCAAACAACAGTATCCAAGAATTAATCGCCAGTACACAATCCGTAGATGGGTATTTTCTCGCTTTACCCAACCTGCCTAACGATTTTATCCCTTCCGTAGCCAAAGAGTTTATTAAATCTGGTTGGCGGGGTGTGCTGGTGGATGCGATTAAGCGCACTACGGCTGTAGAGCAGCTTTTGGCGATGAAAGATGAGCTAGAAGCTGCGGGAATTACTTATATGACTGGGTGCGGAGCAACACCAGGATTATTAACCGCCGCCGCCGCTTTAGCCGCCCAAAGCTACGCGGAAATTCACAAAGTAGAGATTACCTTTGGGGTGGGAATTGCTAACTGGGAAGCATACCGCGCCACGGTGCGGGAAGATATAGGACATATGCCTGGTTATACTGTCGAAGCAGCCAGAGCGATGAGTGATGCAGAGGTAGAAGCATTACTGGATAAAACTAACGGCGTGCTGACCTTAGAAAATATGGAACACGCCGATGACGTGATGTTAGAGGTGGCGGGAATAGTGGGACGAGATCGCGTTACAGTTGGTGGTGTCGTCGATACCCGCAATCCCAAAAAACCCCTCAGCACCAACGTTAAGGTAACAGGGCGCACCTTTGAAGGTAAAATTTCCACCCATACCTTTACTCTAGGAGATGAAACCAGCATGGCAGCCAATGTCTGCGGCCCGGCCTTCGGCTATCTCAAAGCTGGTAAACAATTACACAAGCGCGGCATTTATGGTATATTCACCGCTGCCGAAATTATGCCCCAGTTTGTGAAGTAA
- a CDS encoding helix-turn-helix transcriptional regulator — translation MGDILVPRVAELRKRLDLTQRQLADSVGVTETTVRNWENNRSGVEWFERVAKLCDALQCTPNDLFGYEKIGESDD, via the coding sequence ATGGGAGACATACTAGTGCCACGGGTAGCAGAACTGAGAAAGCGTCTAGACCTCACACAACGGCAGTTGGCCGATTCAGTGGGAGTCACAGAGACTACTGTTCGTAATTGGGAGAATAATCGAAGCGGAGTTGAGTGGTTTGAAAGAGTTGCAAAGTTGTGCGATGCCTTGCAATGTACTCCTAATGATTTATTTGGTTACGAAAAAATTGGAGAGAGCGATGATTAA
- a CDS encoding DUF4926 domain-containing protein, giving the protein MINPSAINPLALPSVKLLDIVALTVDLSEYKLYRGQVGTVVELLAGGAAFEVEFSDRNGRTYESVGLRPEQIMVLRFEPVSPDSVPEMVIV; this is encoded by the coding sequence ATGATTAACCCTTCCGCCATCAATCCTCTCGCTTTACCTTCAGTTAAGTTGCTGGATATAGTAGCACTAACAGTTGATCTGTCTGAATATAAACTATACCGTGGTCAAGTTGGCACAGTAGTAGAATTATTAGCTGGTGGCGCTGCATTTGAGGTAGAATTTTCTGACCGAAATGGGCGTACTTACGAATCTGTCGGTTTACGTCCAGAGCAAATAATGGTGTTACGTTTTGAGCCAGTATCTCCTGATTCAGTACCGGAAATGGTGATAGTGTAA
- a CDS encoding DUF1036 domain-containing protein, giving the protein MSVAPEAKADLIVCSRASDKAYIAKAWYSKGTWVASGWTHVNSGECEVILVGDMRSTSAYIYASDQNWQPWKLQQEETAIFCLQQSSFRINNAEGQCSTNMIPKTFYKIVSPDGYDYTVRLR; this is encoded by the coding sequence ATGAGCGTTGCACCTGAAGCTAAAGCCGATTTGATTGTGTGTAGTCGCGCATCTGATAAGGCTTATATTGCTAAAGCTTGGTATTCCAAAGGTACTTGGGTAGCTAGTGGATGGACTCACGTCAATTCAGGTGAGTGTGAAGTAATTCTTGTGGGTGATATGAGATCAACTTCTGCCTATATTTATGCCTCAGATCAAAATTGGCAGCCTTGGAAATTACAACAGGAAGAAACAGCTATCTTCTGTCTTCAGCAATCATCTTTCAGAATTAACAATGCTGAGGGTCAATGTTCTACAAATATGATTCCCAAAACATTTTATAAAATTGTCTCACCAGACGGCTATGATTACACAGTCAGACTGAGATAG
- a CDS encoding cupin domain-containing protein, which translates to MSDSQSTNSPITSSEVVTVRPDAETPTRQKLPYFVGISQATAGSQGISMNLVIIPPGGTATPHLHKDYETAIYLLKGRVETRYGKGLKQSVINEEGDFLFIPPGVPHQPFNLSDTEPAQAIVARNDPNEQENVVLYNLDQQV; encoded by the coding sequence ATGTCAGATTCGCAAAGCACAAACTCCCCCATAACATCGTCAGAAGTAGTGACTGTTCGTCCCGATGCGGAAACTCCAACTCGTCAAAAACTACCTTACTTTGTGGGCATTTCTCAAGCAACTGCTGGTAGTCAAGGAATTTCGATGAATTTGGTAATTATTCCTCCGGGTGGGACTGCGACGCCTCATTTGCACAAAGATTATGAAACAGCTATTTACTTGTTAAAAGGTAGGGTGGAAACACGCTATGGAAAAGGGCTAAAACAGTCTGTAATCAATGAGGAAGGGGATTTTCTTTTCATTCCGCCCGGTGTACCTCACCAACCATTCAACCTGAGTGATACTGAACCAGCCCAAGCTATTGTGGCGCGAAATGACCCTAATGAACAGGAAAATGTGGTGCTTTACAATTTAGACCAACAGGTCTAA
- a CDS encoding DUF2997 domain-containing protein — translation METLEFIIYPDGRVQEKVTGIIGASCAEVTAAIEAQLGIVLSNEPTSEFFAAQVQQSGLENTQTTFSDW, via the coding sequence ATGGAGACATTAGAATTCATCATTTATCCAGATGGTCGGGTTCAAGAGAAAGTCACTGGCATTATCGGTGCTTCTTGTGCTGAAGTCACAGCAGCAATAGAAGCGCAGCTAGGGATAGTACTTAGTAATGAGCCGACCTCAGAATTCTTTGCTGCTCAAGTGCAGCAGTCTGGCTTGGAAAATACGCAAACCACTTTTAGTGATTGGTAA
- a CDS encoding DUF1257 domain-containing protein — protein sequence MSHFSQIKTQIRNLDSLQAALTGLGIDWKPGPQEVRGYRGQTHPAEIAIEQENGYDIGFRWNGKEYELVADLQYWQQDLSVDGFLRQVTQGYAYQTVVKETARVGFQVAEQQQQKDGSIRLVVQRWSA from the coding sequence ATGTCACACTTTAGCCAAATTAAGACTCAAATCCGTAACCTTGATTCTTTGCAAGCAGCGCTCACTGGTTTAGGTATTGATTGGAAGCCGGGGCCACAGGAAGTACGTGGATATCGCGGTCAGACCCATCCTGCCGAAATCGCGATTGAGCAAGAAAATGGCTACGATATAGGATTTAGATGGAATGGCAAGGAGTACGAACTAGTAGCCGACTTGCAATATTGGCAGCAAGATTTGTCAGTGGATGGGTTCTTGCGTCAGGTAACGCAAGGCTATGCTTACCAAACTGTGGTGAAAGAAACTGCTCGTGTTGGCTTTCAGGTTGCTGAACAGCAACAACAAAAAGACGGTTCTATTCGCTTAGTAGTCCAGCGCTGGAGTGCGTAA
- a CDS encoding ferredoxin produces the protein MSDFLPSSEAQAENRSGLEPELGGFLRDAPERSGLEPELGGIQRQKGVYVDEITCIGCKHCAHVARNTFYIEADYGRSRVVRQDGDAQEVIQEAIDTCPVDCIHWVDYTVLKNLEEDRKYQVIPVVGYPVEHAVATTERRRKRQKLKNKKSG, from the coding sequence ATGTCTGATTTTCTGCCGTCGTCGGAAGCACAAGCAGAAAATCGCTCTGGTTTGGAGCCAGAATTAGGTGGTTTTCTGCGGGATGCGCCAGAACGTTCTGGTTTGGAGCCAGAATTAGGTGGTATACAGCGCCAGAAGGGTGTTTATGTTGATGAAATTACCTGTATTGGCTGTAAGCACTGCGCCCACGTAGCACGGAACACCTTTTATATTGAAGCAGACTATGGGCGATCGCGCGTAGTTCGGCAAGATGGAGATGCACAAGAGGTAATCCAAGAAGCAATTGACACTTGTCCGGTTGATTGTATCCACTGGGTTGACTATACGGTGCTGAAAAATTTAGAAGAAGACCGCAAATATCAAGTAATTCCAGTGGTGGGTTATCCTGTAGAACACGCTGTGGCTACTACTGAACGGCGACGCAAAAGGCAGAAGTTGAAAAATAAAAAATCTGGTTAA
- a CDS encoding YiaA/YiaB family inner membrane protein: MQTLGPQKDSQAWIIQTWAAFILSVSMTSFGIVNLPVDNWVKGFMGMGLAFSLGSTFNLAKTTRDLHEAKKLTARIDEAKVEKLLSQHDHLK, encoded by the coding sequence ATGCAAACACTCGGCCCTCAAAAAGACAGCCAAGCCTGGATTATTCAAACATGGGCAGCTTTTATTCTTTCGGTTTCTATGACCAGCTTTGGTATTGTTAACTTACCTGTGGATAACTGGGTAAAAGGCTTTATGGGTATGGGTTTAGCTTTCTCCCTCGGCTCAACATTTAATTTGGCAAAAACCACCAGAGATTTACATGAAGCCAAAAAACTGACAGCCAGGATTGATGAAGCCAAAGTCGAAAAATTGCTTTCACAGCACGACCATCTCAAATAA
- a CDS encoding DUF4335 domain-containing protein has protein sequence MPLSNTVIRRYTPPTCTLEVLAQSSTLSQLMGKTVLKQLNFVLSFDSPQSPAENQVSIRGDRDQLEALCDAVTSYVQDILRQTPDNFWISFSTPPDSSKVPDELAIADSSPSLLTASTKISNPFNTSIPDTKIYLEPNNYLTHNLFLGSLANPTSGSVVRLSLLQLFDLGTALDEYTADIMALPTLNRRGSGHGWPAWTSVAAVLALGVGLLPVTWQYVNQAKPKQQTIAKSDPNSAPVLAPSTPSLSFSTPQAGLTPTDNLQPLPNLAVTPPLPTSKLPAPPLTVPSGLSAPTQTVGKSQPSTTRLTQPQVTNPALSQNSPSLTPSTGGGQQIAIQPNPLLNPANTVPATADNLPKKRNLPPRLSTPSANIAPPLANLPSSQIPTESQPDPQLLQGSSNSAANASSVTTESDTLVSKLRNARGGNAASAEVATNSTLFDTPLVSEAREYFQQRWQPPSGLTETLEYSLTVAVDGTIERILPLNKAARDYVDSAGIPTIGKPFVSPSRSGKNLRIRAVLSPDGKVKVLPENE, from the coding sequence ATGCCTCTATCAAATACCGTCATTCGTCGCTACACACCCCCCACTTGTACACTAGAAGTATTGGCGCAAAGCTCAACCTTGTCGCAGTTGATGGGTAAAACTGTTCTCAAACAGTTAAATTTTGTCCTCAGTTTTGACAGCCCCCAGTCACCAGCAGAAAACCAAGTGTCAATTCGGGGCGATCGCGATCAGCTAGAAGCTTTGTGTGATGCGGTTACTAGCTATGTACAAGATATTCTTCGCCAAACTCCAGATAATTTTTGGATCAGTTTCTCTACACCCCCAGACTCCAGCAAAGTCCCAGACGAATTAGCGATCGCAGATTCATCCCCATCTCTGCTAACAGCCAGCACTAAAATCTCAAACCCCTTCAATACCTCAATTCCAGACACAAAAATTTATCTAGAACCGAACAATTATTTAACCCATAACTTATTTCTCGGTTCCCTCGCCAATCCCACATCAGGCTCCGTAGTTCGCCTGAGTTTATTGCAACTATTCGACTTGGGGACGGCTTTAGATGAATACACAGCAGATATCATGGCTTTACCCACTCTCAATCGCCGGGGTTCAGGTCATGGCTGGCCAGCTTGGACATCTGTAGCCGCCGTCTTAGCTTTAGGTGTAGGCCTGCTACCTGTTACTTGGCAATATGTAAATCAAGCCAAGCCCAAGCAGCAAACAATCGCCAAATCAGACCCCAATTCTGCCCCAGTTCTCGCTCCCTCCACACCCTCACTCAGCTTCTCTACACCCCAAGCCGGACTCACTCCCACAGATAATTTACAGCCACTGCCAAATTTGGCAGTTACTCCCCCGCTTCCCACTTCTAAGTTACCAGCCCCACCCCTAACAGTCCCCAGTGGTTTGTCTGCACCTACTCAGACAGTTGGTAAGTCCCAGCCGTCTACAACTAGATTGACTCAACCGCAAGTCACTAATCCCGCCCTATCTCAAAACTCACCATCGCTAACGCCCAGCACAGGTGGTGGACAGCAAATCGCTATTCAACCAAACCCCTTATTAAACCCCGCGAATACAGTCCCCGCAACAGCAGATAATCTACCGAAAAAACGCAATCTTCCACCAAGGCTTTCTACTCCTTCAGCTAATATCGCTCCACCCTTGGCTAATTTACCCAGTAGCCAGATTCCAACTGAATCGCAGCCAGACCCACAGCTATTGCAAGGTAGCTCAAATTCTGCTGCAAATGCCTCTTCCGTCACCACTGAGAGCGATACTTTAGTCAGTAAATTGCGAAACGCTCGTGGAGGAAATGCAGCTTCCGCAGAAGTCGCAACCAACAGCACCTTATTTGATACTCCTCTCGTCTCAGAAGCCAGAGAATATTTCCAGCAACGCTGGCAACCACCCAGTGGATTGACAGAAACACTAGAATATAGTCTTACAGTTGCTGTTGACGGCACAATCGAAAGGATTTTGCCCCTCAATAAAGCAGCAAGAGACTACGTTGATAGTGCGGGAATACCCACTATTGGTAAACCCTTCGTCTCACCCAGTAGATCCGGTAAAAATCTCAGAATTCGCGCTGTTCTTAGCCCTGATGGCAAAGTAAAAGTACTTCCAGAAAACGAATAG
- a CDS encoding DUF3038 domain-containing protein produces the protein MLKVMHSAADSATPNSQWEDLIQLPAPNTLQWDNIKTQLDLVLLALETLTGTGSEAMLSAAIELKLESRVPDRVALWRLRQSNPLRKGQGGRKKLDVEEARSLVLITCYLAKQQQELIRRAVGLLEQMAESHREPHQAALLGDYIDTFCNVYQERMEEDEQISTDLLTRLALKLLVELLFYSAAGGHRRLWLALIDRSTKF, from the coding sequence ATGCTAAAAGTTATGCACTCGGCCGCCGATTCAGCAACTCCGAATTCACAGTGGGAGGACTTAATCCAGCTTCCAGCCCCAAACACCCTGCAATGGGACAATATCAAAACCCAATTAGACTTAGTGTTATTGGCGCTAGAAACACTAACTGGTACAGGTTCTGAGGCTATGCTGTCGGCAGCAATAGAGTTGAAATTAGAGTCGAGAGTGCCAGATCGTGTGGCTTTGTGGCGATTACGCCAATCAAATCCCTTACGCAAAGGTCAAGGAGGACGAAAAAAATTAGATGTAGAAGAAGCGCGATCATTAGTTCTGATCACCTGCTACCTCGCTAAACAACAGCAAGAATTAATTCGTCGTGCTGTTGGGCTATTAGAACAAATGGCAGAAAGTCATCGAGAACCTCATCAGGCTGCTTTATTAGGAGATTATATCGACACTTTCTGCAACGTCTATCAAGAGCGAATGGAAGAAGATGAGCAAATCTCCACAGATTTACTCACCCGTTTAGCGCTAAAACTACTTGTAGAATTACTCTTTTACAGCGCTGCTGGTGGACACCGTCGTCTCTGGCTAGCACTCATAGATCGTTCGACCAAATTTTAG
- a CDS encoding endonuclease MutS2 has protein sequence MIQSETLELLEWYRLCQHLSTFAATKLGVIASRQLQIPTSQAASTQLLEQTKEVYQLESRLGTSLSFDGIQDIGDAIERAELQGILAGDELLAIATTLAGARSLRRVIDNQPDLPILNELVADLRTYPELEQEIHRCIDERGQVTDRASQKIGEIRTDLRRLRSQITQKLQNILQAKSSAVQEQLITQRGDRYVIPVKATHKDAIPGIVHDTSTSGATLYIEPNSIVPTGNQLRQTIRREQVEEEVIRRVLTEQVAAVKPDLERLLAIVTTLDLATARARYSFWLGANPPRFIRRDQQEFITLRQLRHPLLIWQQQHEQGQAVVPVDLLISPHIRVVTITGPNTGGKTVTLKTLALAALMAKVGLFVPAREPVEIPWFDQILADIGDEQSLQQSLSTFSGHIRRISRILNALSPSGNEEIGANSDAAPSLSSLVLLDEVGAGTDPAEGSALAIALLKYLADHAQLTIATTHFGELKALKYDDERFENASVEFDETTLSPTYRLLWGIPGRSNALTIALRLGLKPEVIEQAKTQVGEGTDEVNQVIAGLEAQRRRQETKATEAQNLLQQAERLYQEVSAKAAALQEREQALRASQEVAVQQAIAQAKTEIAQVIRRLQQGTTTAQEAQQATNTLNQIAQQYQPAAPPKPNPGFMPKIGDRIRLSKFGQTAEVITAPDEDGEFSVRFGMMKMTVKLQDIESLDGQKAEPIVKQKSVSTPAPVAQPAQPAPAIRTSKNTIDLRGKRVADAEFILDKAISEATGPTWIIHGHGTGKLRQGIHTYLQQHPRVSHYEPAAQVDGGSGVTIAYVK, from the coding sequence TTGATCCAATCTGAAACCTTAGAACTACTAGAATGGTATCGCCTCTGCCAGCATCTCTCAACCTTTGCGGCAACTAAGTTAGGGGTGATCGCATCGCGTCAGCTGCAAATTCCCACATCTCAAGCAGCAAGTACGCAGTTGTTGGAGCAAACTAAAGAAGTCTACCAACTGGAAAGCCGTCTCGGCACGAGTTTATCTTTCGACGGCATTCAAGATATTGGTGACGCTATCGAACGCGCCGAACTACAAGGTATTTTAGCAGGGGATGAACTGTTGGCGATCGCTACCACCCTCGCAGGTGCGAGAAGTTTGCGGCGTGTGATTGACAATCAGCCAGATTTACCCATCCTCAACGAATTAGTCGCCGATTTGCGGACATATCCAGAATTAGAGCAGGAAATTCACCGCTGTATCGATGAACGCGGCCAAGTCACTGATCGCGCTAGCCAAAAAATAGGGGAAATTCGCACTGACTTGCGGAGATTACGCAGTCAAATTACCCAAAAGTTACAAAATATCCTGCAAGCGAAATCTAGTGCAGTTCAGGAACAATTGATCACGCAACGAGGCGATCGCTATGTCATCCCCGTCAAAGCCACCCACAAAGACGCCATCCCCGGTATTGTTCACGATACCTCCACCAGCGGCGCCACGCTCTACATCGAACCTAATTCCATTGTCCCTACGGGTAATCAATTACGCCAGACAATCAGAAGAGAACAAGTTGAAGAAGAAGTTATCCGCCGAGTTTTGACAGAGCAAGTCGCCGCTGTCAAACCCGATTTAGAAAGGCTATTAGCGATCGTCACCACCTTGGATTTAGCCACCGCCAGAGCCAGATACAGTTTTTGGCTTGGTGCCAATCCTCCCAGATTTATTCGCCGCGATCAGCAAGAATTCATCACGTTGCGACAATTGCGACATCCTTTATTAATTTGGCAGCAACAGCACGAGCAAGGACAGGCAGTAGTACCAGTAGATTTACTGATTAGTCCTCATATTCGAGTAGTGACAATTACCGGGCCGAATACCGGGGGCAAAACCGTAACTCTCAAAACCCTAGCTTTAGCAGCATTAATGGCTAAAGTAGGTTTATTTGTCCCCGCCCGCGAACCTGTAGAAATACCTTGGTTTGACCAGATATTAGCAGATATTGGCGACGAACAATCGTTGCAGCAAAGTTTATCCACATTCTCTGGACATATCCGCCGCATTAGTCGGATTTTGAATGCTTTGAGTCCCAGTGGCAATGAGGAAATAGGAGCGAATTCTGATGCGGCTCCATCCCTCTCATCCCTAGTTTTACTCGATGAAGTTGGCGCGGGAACAGATCCAGCCGAAGGTAGTGCGTTAGCGATCGCCCTACTCAAATATCTTGCGGATCATGCCCAATTGACTATCGCCACCACCCACTTCGGCGAACTCAAAGCCCTGAAATATGATGATGAGCGGTTTGAAAACGCCTCAGTAGAATTTGATGAAACCACATTGTCGCCAACTTATCGTCTATTGTGGGGAATTCCCGGACGCTCCAACGCCTTAACGATCGCCCTTCGTTTAGGATTGAAACCAGAAGTCATTGAACAAGCAAAAACCCAAGTCGGCGAGGGTACAGACGAAGTTAACCAAGTAATTGCAGGCTTAGAAGCCCAACGCCGTCGCCAAGAAACCAAAGCCACCGAAGCCCAAAATCTCCTGCAACAAGCAGAACGTTTATACCAAGAAGTATCCGCAAAAGCCGCAGCTTTGCAAGAGCGAGAACAAGCCTTACGGGCTTCTCAAGAAGTCGCAGTCCAACAGGCGATCGCCCAAGCCAAAACCGAAATCGCCCAAGTGATTCGCCGCTTACAGCAAGGTACAACCACAGCCCAAGAAGCCCAGCAAGCCACCAACACCCTCAACCAAATCGCCCAGCAATATCAACCAGCAGCGCCACCCAAACCCAACCCGGGGTTTATGCCCAAAATAGGCGATCGCATCCGCTTGTCAAAATTCGGGCAAACCGCCGAAGTCATCACCGCACCCGATGAAGACGGGGAATTTAGCGTCCGCTTTGGCATGATGAAAATGACCGTCAAGCTACAAGACATCGAATCTTTAGACGGTCAAAAAGCCGAACCAATTGTCAAGCAAAAATCAGTATCAACCCCAGCACCAGTTGCTCAACCAGCACAACCAGCCCCAGCCATTCGCACTTCCAAAAATACAATAGATTTGCGCGGAAAACGGGTAGCTGATGCTGAATTCATTTTAGACAAAGCAATTTCCGAAGCAACAGGCCCGACATGGATCATTCACGGTCACGGTACCGGCAAACTGCGACAAGGTATCCACACCTATTTGCAACAGCACCCCAGAGTCAGCCACTACGAACCCGCAGCCCAAGTGGACGGTGGTAGCGGTGTCACCATCGCTTACGTCAAATAG
- a CDS encoding type II toxin-antitoxin system PemK/MazF family toxin: MNPKPGEVWLIDLGLAAKTRPVIIVSRDDPTPPRALILYVPITTQNRGSAYEVELPVLSFLRQGSIANIQGLGSVPSVRLDRQLGELSAETMLKIKQALIFTLDLEAKLQHDEH; this comes from the coding sequence ATGAACCCGAAACCTGGTGAAGTCTGGCTGATTGATTTAGGGCTTGCAGCCAAAACACGCCCCGTCATCATTGTGTCTCGTGATGATCCAACTCCACCAAGGGCTTTGATTCTTTACGTACCCATAACAACACAAAACAGAGGCAGTGCATACGAAGTTGAACTACCTGTTTTGTCGTTTTTAAGGCAAGGTTCTATTGCTAATATACAAGGTTTAGGTTCTGTTCCATCTGTGAGGCTTGATCGCCAACTTGGCGAATTATCCGCAGAAACCATGCTCAAAATTAAACAAGCTTTGATATTTACGCTGGATTTAGAAGCAAAATTACAGCATGATGAACACTAA